CGTGGTCCGCACTCGACGCTTCTTCACATAGCCACGGATGCCCTCAAGGCGCATCACCCGGGCGACGCGCTTGTGGTTCACGCGGTCGCCGGCAGGTGCGCCGTCGTTGAGCTCAGCGGTGATCCGTGGCGCACCCTGGGTGCTGTCCTCGGCATGCACCGCTCTGATCCGTTCCGCGAGCTCGGCATCGGCTCGGGTGCGCTCCTCGCGTGCTGGGGCCGCCTTGAGCCAGGCGTAGTAGGACGAGCGCTCGATCTCGACGAGCTCGCACAGTCGCTTCACCTCGAAGGTGGTGGAGTTGTCGGCGACGAACTGGAAGCGACTCACCAGCGCGTCTCCCCGGCGAAATATTTGGCCGCCCGTTGGAGGATCTCGCGCTCGGTGGTGAGCTTGGTTGTCTCGACCTCGAGCTCGTTCACCCGGGCCTGAAGCCGGGCGATCTTCTGTTCCGGTGTCTCCTCGGGCGCCGCCGACGGGCTCCTGGACGAGCTCTTGGACTGCAGTGGGCTGGAGGTCAGCGTCCCGTCAGCGGCGGTCTTCTTGCCGGTCCCGTAGGCCTCGAGCCAGTGCCGCAGCGTGCCGCGCACGATGCCGAGGTCATCGGCGATGCCGCGGACCGTGGCGCCCGGGGTGGACTCGTACAAGTCGACGGCCTGACGACGGAACTCCTCGGAGTAGTTCTTCCTGGCCATGATTCTCGGATCATCTCGCTTCCCCAGCACCAGATGCTGGATTCAGCGTGTCCAAGAACCGGGGTCAGGCCCCGGGCCTTCCAACTCGGGGACCAGACGGTGGCGCTGGCCGAATTGGTCCGGCGTACCGACCTTCACAAGGCGACCGTGCATCGTCTCGCCGGCGAGCTAGTCCTCAACGGGCTTGTCGACCGCGTCGAAGGGGGTTATCGGCTCTCTGTCGGGTTGTTCGAACTAGAGGGATGCGGGCGGCGGGCGCACCGAGCCTGCATGAGGCCGCGATGCCGTTCTTGCAGGATCTTTACGAGAGGACCCACGAGACCGTGCACCTGGGCATCCGCGAAGGACAGGAGGTCGTCTACATCGCGAAGATCGGCGGCCGCCGTCAAGCTCGCGCACCCTCTCGCGCTGGTGGTCGGATGCCGTTGCATTGCACGGCCATCGGTAAGGCCCTGCTCGCCTTCGGCGATTCCTCGCTCCGTCGTGAGGTCCTCACGGGGTCGTTGGAGCGTCGCACGCCGCACACGGTCGTCGCCCCTGGTCTGCTTCGTCGTCAACTAGCTCAAGTCGTGAAGTCCGGCGTCGCTTTCGAGTACGAGGAGTCGGCCCCGGGCATCAATTGTGTAGCGGCGCCGGTATTCGGACCTGGCAACGAACTCATGGCCGCGCTCAGCCTCACCGGTCCGACCAGCCGGTTCCGCCCGGGCGCACACTCCTTAACCATTCGCGCCGCTGCATCGGCGCTTACCGCCACCTTGACGAGTGCCGCACAGTGAGCACCAACATTATTGGGCTGCTGGATACCATGTCGTCCGTTCGACCTGAAGCGTCCCGACCAAGGCGTGCATGGCTCGAGATTCGCCTTTGGGGTTCCCGAGACCGGAAGCGCACCGTTCACATGCCCGGAGCGGCGCTCGCGGTGATTCAACCGCCGAGCGCTGTGTCGTTCTGCGGCCAATATGTCGCAGCATGCTTCATCGCGGGTCGCTCCAGTGCTCTGGCTAAACGCTCGAATAGCGCGGCTGCCGCTGGTGCGCTCCAGTCGGGGTCGAGGACCTCTCGAGGCAACCCGGGATCACGGAACGGTAGGCGACGCCAATGATCGACAACCCCGAGGTACGTCTCGAACGCTTCGCGCGGCTCAGTCGATGCAATGACCTTGCCGTAAGCGTCAATGAACTCTCGGTAACTGCGATCGATGCCGGTCAGATCCCAGCTTTCATATAGCAAGGCGGTGAGGTCTTGGGTGCCGACATAGCCCCCGACGAAGATCGCCGCGTACTCTTCGAGACCGAGTTCGGCTACGGCCTTCACGGCGGCGCTGCGCATCCGGGCGGGTGCAATCCACATCGCCGTGCCGATGTTGCCGAAACCGAGATGGGAGAGGTGTGAACGCAGTTGGTATCGCTTAGGTCGAATCGACTCGGGCACGCTGAAGTTGA
This sequence is a window from Nocardioides sp. S5. Protein-coding genes within it:
- a CDS encoding IclR family transcriptional regulator, producing the protein MPFLQDLYERTHETVHLGIREGQEVVYIAKIGGRRQARAPSRAGGRMPLHCTAIGKALLAFGDSSLRREVLTGSLERRTPHTVVAPGLLRRQLAQVVKSGVAFEYEESAPGINCVAAPVFGPGNELMAALSLTGPTSRFRPGAHSLTIRAAASALTATLTSAAQ
- a CDS encoding PaaX family transcriptional regulator C-terminal domain-containing protein, with protein sequence MGCGPETGRIPRVSRRSRTVVVSFLGAVVRPQGNWMPIAGAVDLMTQVGVDAPSLRTAVFRLKERGWLESETRNGARGYVLTDHALATLAAGDEVIWHARQPANLDEGWCIINFSVPESIRPKRYQLRSHLSHLGFGNIGTAMWIAPARMRSAAVKAVAELGLEEYAAIFVGGYVGTQDLTALLYESWDLTGIDRSYREFIDAYGKVIASTEPREAFETYLGVVDHWRRLPFRDPGLPREVLDPDWSAPAAAALFERLARALERPAMKHAATYWPQNDTALGG